Genomic segment of Spartobacteria bacterium:
GATGGGATTCAGCGAAAAACACATGCCTAAAGCCTATTTTGACGCCCTCATGAAGGATCTGACGGATTCTGATCGCGAGATCGCCCGTCAGGAGCATTTTCATGACCTGTTTATGCTGGATCAGGCCGAAGCGTTTAAACAGGGAGCTAACGGGGTGACGGTCGATGCGGCCGTTCATTATGTGGATTGGGGATTTAAGCTTAAGGATATCACGTTCCCGATTCATGTATTTCATGGTACAAAAGATACTATGGTGCCGTTTGCCTATGGCGAACATTTGGCTGAAAATGTACCGCATTGTACATTGCATCCCATTCAGGGCGAAGGACATCTGTTCCCATATAAGCATGTTGAGGAAATTTTTGAGTTCGCTGAAAAAGAAATAAACTCATGATGCCCTTTGCAAAATATATTGCGGCTGGGGTGTATCTGGGATTGGCGTTGATGGCGCTGATTCCTTTTGGGGGGCTGGCCCCCTGCCGGTTCGCCTTCCTGTCCCGCGCCGGTCTCCCACTGACCATATTGCGGACTGTCTGTTGGGAGGAGGATATCCTGTGCGCTTGCTGAAGACATAAGCATGCCTGGGGTGAATCAATAAAATTGGGGCGCGCCGGGTAAAATATCCGGTCGATGGGTTTGTTCTTATCACCCACTATTTCCTATAGATATCTTTCCTGTGGGCAACATCCAGCACAAGAACGATCAGCTCATTGGCATGAATTTCATAAATCGCTCGATAGTCTCCAACTCTTATCCGCCAAGCTTCGCGACCTGCCAGCTTTTTACTAAGCGGTGGAAATGGATTCGAAGCTAGGTGATGAATTGCTTCTATGATTTTATTCTTGAAATGGGGCGGGTATGCGCGACAAGGATTTTTGAGCTTTTCGCCGTATTCGAAGTTCATACATTCGTCATTTATTCCCGGTACGGAGTTCTGCTACAGCTTGATCAAAAGGTATTGTTTCATCATCTTTATCTGATTTTGCTTCATCAAATGCTCGAATATCGTCCAGCTCCTCGATATCTGCAA
This window contains:
- a CDS encoding type II toxin-antitoxin system RelE/ParE family toxin; this translates as MNFEYGEKLKNPCRAYPPHFKNKIIEAIHHLASNPFPPLSKKLAGREAWRIRVGDYRAIYEIHANELIVLVLDVAHRKDIYRK